The following are from one region of the Ptychodera flava strain L36383 chromosome 15, AS_Pfla_20210202, whole genome shotgun sequence genome:
- the LOC139150794 gene encoding tetratricopeptide repeat protein 22-like — protein sequence MAIAVGTTEVVEKTFGLLSYDKLAINTKQISTSFVKQLETRYDILKQYHSDGCPTAHQNIALLLEMAACAYRLHKSEPGEDPEEMLVSVLEEEPNNLNALADLTFVYEKTYQTSDAQRCQGKLERLTGDQMSEMLRAKSFAERAFVRAHDVHTRTRSYERYCESNKLYEEAISLASSYGENVTEDICAWHFVMGENYRRIYNIMTDIEQPMSERIVQYDRAAECYYEALKTSNAELKSELWCSVGLLFCKKPKLPKGQRYPHFIGSCAMLRCFYHERPLECFKKALETNEDSLKIKTLYGWHCHRLGKKEEGMEILNEVIKADPDNRSNWYAYSCRSKINRVKYREQHKNKRVDHKCEEHGCKELLMNALSDSQKCIKMNKSPQEYAHLAEIHHLLAVFDKTKINKKEMKNALKYFALAEDCQDGAERPDIHQRRALCLQDNGQSREAIEHFKRAFECASDDSRHVKNFTHLMEAFFREYRNKTESCLLAEIAHWFKRGVKRYKNINIDVFNEDHANELLELGKYLLGNDQLVYAKRCFSALRKYCNEETRCKAKSLLHETQTRLKEEEKTQTQIKEESECLDPEKNQEKPEDVQSGQDCDPDHTSELAPMASRQSPAKLMLSISQDQNTNTINITSPDGDINSQTNADQFSRPNLETLFYRTLSQIDGSVRNKPDILPTLENPKNKINKLYDFFPIYCKENEEWVFYTLLPKLEEDMEFKGCIADRDFTPGKQILSNITEAIENSACVIAVMSRKFWEDKRCEHTLHQAMSEDDDRVIPFAMEEYDENDKKAKMLKSVQKVNYYKYLDWKPLETGLLERMEQKGTK from the coding sequence ATGGCGATAGCGGTTGGAACAACTGAGGTAGTTGAAAAAACATTTGGATTGCTCAGCTATGACAAGTTGGCAATCAATACAAAGCAAATATCTACCAGTTTTGTAAAGCAACTGGAAACGAGATATGACATCTTAAAGCAATATCATAGTGACGGTTGTCCCACAGCACACCAGAACATCGCACTTCTGTTGGAGATGGCTGCGTGTGCATATCGACTTCACAAAAGTGAACCGGGTGAAGATCCAGAAGAAATGTTGGTGAGTGTGCTTGAAGAAGAACCAAATAATTTGAATGCTCTTGCAGATTTAACCTTTGTGTATGAGAAGACATATCAAACAAGCGATGCTCAGAGATGCCAAGGTAAACTCGAACGTTTGACCGGCGAccaaatgtctgaaatgttgAGGGCAAAGAGCTTTGCTGAGAGGGCATTCGTTCGTGCGCACGATGTTCATACACGCACTCGGTCGTATGAGAGATACTGCGAATCTAACAAACTGTATGAAGAAGCAATCAGCTTAGCCAGTTCCTATGGTGAAAACGTCACTGAAGATATATGCGCATGGCACTTTGTAATGGGTGAAAATTATCGAAGAATATACAACATCATGACAGACATTGAGCAGCCGATGTCGGAGAGAATTGTACAATACGATAGAGCTGCAGAGTGTTATTACGAAGCACTGAAAACCAGTAACGCAGAGCTTAAAAGTGAATTATGGTGTTCAGTGGGTTTATTGTTCTGCAAGAAACCCAAACTACCGAAAGGACAGCGGTATCCACATTTCATTGGTTCGTGTGCAATGCTGAGGTGTTTTTACCATGAGAGACCACTTGAGTGCTTTAAGAAAGCATTGGAGACTAATGAAGACTCACTCAAGATCAAAACTCTGTATGGATGGCATTGTCATAGGTTGGGAAAGAAGGAAGAGGGTATGGAAATACTCAATGAAGTCATCAAAGCCGACCCTGACAATCGTAGTAACTGGTATGCATACAGCTGTAGATCCAAAATAAACAGAGTGAAATACAGAGAACAACACAAGAACAAGCGAGTAGATCATAAATGTGAAGAACATGGCTGTAAAGAATTACTGATGAATGCCCTGTCTGATTCtcaaaaatgtatcaaaatgaataaatctcCACAAGAATATGCTCACTTGGCTGAGATTCATCATCTTCTTGCAGTGTTTGATAAAACGAAGATCAACAAGAAAGAAATGAAGAACGCATTGAAGTACTTTGCTTTGGCTGAAGATTGCCAAGATGGGGCAGAGAGACCAGACATCCATCAACGCAGGGCACTGTGTCTTCAAGACAATGGACAGAGCCGTGAAGCAATTGAACATTTCAAGCGAGCGTTTGAATGTGCAAGTGATGATTCTAGGCATGTGAAGAACTTCACTCACCTTATGGAAGCCTTCTTCCGAGAGTACCGTAACAAAACTGAAAGTTGTCTTCTCGCAGAAATTGCACACTGGTTCAAACGAGGTGTAAAACGATACAAGAACATaaacattgatgttttcaatgaAGATCATGCTAATGAACTTCTTGAACTCGGTAAATATCTCCTTGGTAATGACCAACTTGTGTATGCCAAAAGATGTTTCAGTGCCCTTCGGAAATATTGCAATGAAGAAACTAGATGTAAAGCTAAAAGTTTACTTCATGAAACACAAACACGGTTGAAGGAAGAAGaaaagacacagacacagatcAAAGAAGAATCAGAGTGTCTAGATCCTGAGAAGAATCAGGAGAAACCTGAAGATGTGCAAAGTGGCCAGGATTGTGATCCTGATCATACTTCAGAGCTTGCTCCGATGGCCTCAAGGCAATCTCCGGCAAAACTAATGCTCTCCATAAGCCAAgaccaaaatacaaatacaatcaATATCACTTCACCAGATGGGGACATCAACTCACAAACCAATGCCGACCAGTTCTCACGCCCAAATCTAGAAACACTATTCTACAGAACTCTCAGCCAAATTGATGGAAGTGTTCGAAATAAACCAGATATTCTACCAactttggaaaatccaaaaaacaaaataaacaaactgtaTGACTTCTTTCCAATCTACTGCAAAGAAAATGAAGAGTGGGTTTTCTACACGTTACTTCCAAAATTGGAAGAAGATATGGAGTTTAAAGGATGTATCGCTGACAGAGATTTTACACCTGGGAAGCAGATCCTGTCAAACATTACAGAAGCTATTGAAAATAGTGCCTGTGTCATAGCTGTGATGTCTAGAAAATTTTGGGAAGACAAGCGATGTGAACATACTTTACATCAAGCAATGAGTGAAGATGATGATAGAGTCATACCTTTTGCTATGGAAGAGTATGATGAAAATGACAAGAAGGCCAAAATGTTGAAGTCAGTCCAAAAAGTGAACTATTACAAATATTTAGATTGGAAACCTCTTGAGACAGGCCTACTTGAAAGAATGGAGCAAAAGGGCACAAAATAG
- the LOC139152135 gene encoding neutrophil cytosol factor 4-like, whose product MTALLAASAPRYDLKKDSAVSAVIIDMEKRRSINVANLTKYYVYFIEVTLESRRSYLIVRRYSHFNTLQERLDDRFPIEAGHSSQRILPTLPGKIYLKRSAVREVADRRVPDLNRYLKKLIKLESRISQHDIVLDFLTPTSGDIDTPIIKAPNGRVQYVTAAEKAKWLAQQEQQENKPKTPIVNRPQSSFSSFSGGVREDPAPQPTAPTNVPTNTVTGPKALAMHDFNASSATELSFKKGDVIPITKRIDANWLEGSINGKVGLVPQPFVKIEDDVDVGWEDEWEDDTPTMVIRCHYEGSIRDIDVDAKVAEKPTYNELLEVIKNELSVQDIALNYQDIEGDLIRIKDQSDIELLLEEAAKFPQLAMSGYVSWELRITKLGDYSMYHVEPYK is encoded by the exons ATGACGGCCTTACTCGCCGCTAGTGC CCCAAGGTATGATCTCAAAAAAGACTCAGCAGTTTCTGCTGTCATCATTGATATGGAAAAAAGAAGATCTATAAATGTTGCTAATTTAACCAAATACTAT GTATATTTCATTGAAGTTACCTTGGAAAGCAGGAGATCATATCTAATAGTCAGAAGATACAGTCACTTCAATACTTTGCAAGAAAGATTAGATGACAGGTTTCCTATTGAAGCAGGCCACTCTTCACAAAGAATACTGCCAACTTTACCAG GGAAAATCTATTTGAAAAGAAGTGCTGTGCGAGAGGTAGCAGATCGAAGAGTTCCAGATCTCAACCGATATCTGAAA AAACTAATAAAGCTAGAGTCACGTATATCACAACATGATATTGTGCTAGATTTCCTAACTCCAACTTCTGGAGACATAGATACACCAATCATTAAAGCTCCCAATGGCAGAGTGCAGTATGTCACTGCTGCAGAAAAAGCAAAATGGCTGGCACAACAAGAACAGCAAGAAAATAAACCCAAAACACC TATTGTTAACAGACCACAATCATCATTCAGCAGTTTTAGTGGTGGTGTTAGAGAAGACCCAGCTCCCCAACCTACAGCTCCTACAAATGTCCCTACAAACACAGTCACTGGACCAAAAGCTCTT GCCATGCATGACTTTAATGCTTCATCAGCCACTGAATTGAGTTTTAAGAAAGGTGATGTCATTCCAATTACCAAAAGAATTGATGCTAATTGGCTTGAG GGTTCTATTAATGGCAAGGTAGGTCTTGTACCTCAGCCGTTTGTGAAGATAGAAGATGATGTTGATGTTGGATGGGAA GATGAGTGGGAAGATGATACACCAACCATGGTAATAAGATGTCATTATGAAGGATCTATAAG AGACATAGATGTTGATGCCAAAGTAGCTGAAAAGCCAACTTACAATGAACTTCTTGAAGTTATCAA GAATGAACTCAGTGTTCAAGACATCGCACTAAACTATCAGGACATAGAAGGAGATCTAATCCGAATAAAAGATCAAAGTGACATTGAATTACTTCTTGAAGAAGCTGCCAAATTTCCTCAGTTAGCCATGTCTGGCTATGTATCATGGGAGTTACGGATCACCAAACTTGGAGATTACTCTATGTATCATGTAGAACCATACAAGTGA